In Leopardus geoffroyi isolate Oge1 chromosome D1, O.geoffroyi_Oge1_pat1.0, whole genome shotgun sequence, the genomic stretch TGTATACCAAAAGAATTGATATCAggattcaaagaaatatttgcagaagaaTCTTAAAAGAACATTTGTATTTCCTAACATTGGCCTATAAATTCTACTTCAACTTGCCAACCCCCCCAGTTTTCTGCCAATGCACCTGTCAGTGAAGAAAGTGGCTGCCCCGGTGGTCTTTTTGGGATAATTTGGGAATGAAGGTGTCCCTATCCCAGGGACAATGAATTTTAAGAGCTAAAGCAAAATAGAGTGATGTGTAACCAAAGTCTAGAGTCTCTAATATTATAATCTCAGGCAATCATGGAAGGCCAGAGGAAAACTGTACTTGATCAAGAAGATGCCCTTTTGGAACAAAGGATGCCCATTTGCTCCACAGCTGTGAAGAGCTTTATCTATAGCTTTCATTGCTTTGAGTGTGGTGTGAACTTAGAAACTAGTTGTTAAATAGACATGAGGATATTTGTTCAGGAATTATGATTCATAAATAgatttattcaaataatattcCTGAAGCCATGTCTGGGCCAATCCCTTTTATGGATAATGAAGGCATTCAATGTAATCAGTATTGCCTTCCAGGAACTAGAATAGATCAGTACAATAGATGATTTCAGTAGCAGGTGATAAGTTCTCTGAGAGATGTGTGTACAAGCTGCAAAGAGAGTAGAAGAGGGAAGATCAAGAAACAAGACACAGAAGACAGAACCTTTAATCTCTTCCTGGAAGGATAAGAGTCTTCTACTTAGGGTGGAGAAAGTAGTAGGTGACTATtacagcagtaaaaaaaaaaagctgggagaTCCACTCACCAGGGCTGTGCAGTTATAGGTTCATCCTCTACTGCCTACATTTGGAGGTAAACTGAGAAGTGCTAGACCCTACACCCAGAGATCTTTATTTCTGACCAGACCCATAGGCTTTATGCTACGTCCTTTCACTGTCTTCATTTGTGCATTCGCTGAAACATCATTTGTTGAGCAATGTGTTTTTGTGTGCCAGGCCCAAGTTAAGCACTGAGAACACAGAAATAACTAGAACATCAGCACTGACCCCTAGCTTTAAGGATTTCAAAGTCTCAAATGTAATGTAACTATTTATAATTACAGTGTAATGTATTAAGTACTACAATTGGAGGAAGCACAAGTGCTTGGGGATCACTATTGAAACCCCTTACTTGGCTTAGGATGGGAGTGGGCAAAATCCCAAGTCAAGTCTTAATAAAAAGCATATTCTAGtcaagaagaaatataatttttttttgcttcctttgcaTTTGAATTCTGTATTCTGAACACCAGTGGATTACCTTACCCAGGCTCAGTCTTAGGATCACTCTCagcattcattcaataattaccTGAGACACTGTACTGTCTCTCTTGAGATACTAGGATCATGGGCATGTAGCTTGCTTGGTCTCTCCCTCCTGGCCATCccacacatgtgtgcatacacacacaaacacacacaccacacacatacacactttttcTGCAGactcatttaaaacaattttttaaacgtttatttctttttgagagagagagacagagcttgagcaggggaggggcagagagagagggagacacagaatcccaagcaggcctcagactctgaactgttagcacagagcctgatgcagggctcaatctcatgaacgatgagatcatggcctgagctgaagttggatgtttaaccaactgaatcacccaggcgctcctctgcagactcatttaaaaaaaaatattttatttttatttgaaagagagagagagaccaaatgagggagagggacagagggagagagagagagagagagagagagagagagagagagagagagagaattttaagcaggttccacactcggcatgagcctgatgcagagctcagtcctatgaccccaggatcattacctgaaccgaaatcaagagaatcaagaattggaccctcaactgactgagccacccagactcccctcagCAGActcatttgaaagtaaattgtaGACATTACAATccttctcaataaacattaactatGGACCTCCTAAAAATAGATTGTCCTACATGATGAGAAAACTGTTTTCAAATCTAAGCAAATTACACTAACCTAATAATATTGCCAATATACAGTACATATTCAGATTTCACAATTGTCCTAATAATTACTGGTTAATGGTAGTAtttggttaattaattaattaatttggttaattaattaatttggttaattaattaaaaattaatctctttTAATTTAGATTAATTCTCCAACATAGTTTTTacaaaattgctttaaaaaaaatttttttagtgtttatttatttttgagagagagactgagtgtgagtgggggaggggcagagagagagggagataacagaatccaaagcaggctccaggctctgagctgtcagcacacagcctgacacaaggctccaactcactaactgtgacatcatgacctgagccaaagtctggcattcaaccgactgagccaccaaggcgcccccaaaATTGCCTTTCTTAAGATTCCAGGCTggggtgtatgtgtatgtgtgtatgtgtgtgtgtgtgtgtgtgtgtgtgtgtgtgtgtgtgtgtgtgtgtttgtgtgtgtggtgctTCTTATATACATGATTTTTCTGATTACTTTCTCATGGTTAGATTCAGGTTGGACATTTTTGGTAGGAATTTTACATATATGATTTTGTGTTCTTATTGTTCAGATCTAAATCTATTAGTACTTTCTAAAGAagagttattttttccttcttctcttctccctctttgttttgaATATTACTATGGACtcacactttctttaaaaattcaatttgctATAACCATCTgctgtcaaaattatttttttttttaatttttttttcaacgtttatttatttttgggacagagagagacagagcatgaacgggggaggggcagagagagagggagacacagaatcggaaacaggctccaggctccgagccatcagcccagagcccgacgcggggctcgaactcacggaccgcgagatcgtgacctggctgaagtcggacgcttaaccgactgcgccactcaggcgcccctgtcaaaattatttttaatgttctaattGACCCACCTATATCCACTGGTAGCCTCTTCAAatgagtttatgtatttttttttccacaggacTCTGCTGTCTTAGTGTTCTTTACTGCTTTAGGGTGCATAAGCTATTCCAGTATCACCTTATGTTTTTTCTGCTTCATACCTGGAATTAGCCATTGCTCCAAATATCCCAGGGAATTATAGTgggaatggtttttaaaaaccaatatgTGGGCCCTAGCTTTGCTCATTGCTTCTGACACTTtcagaagacaaagaagagaaatgtagagataaaattttaaaaaatatatctattttttccattattgatttaattttagcTTCCATTCTCTTTTCCCAGTACTGTTACATCAACCTTCTAAATGCTTTCCTTGcgctctttttctcccctttcaccTTTCTAACTTATAGCACACAATTAAGTCTGTGCAAACTTTACAATGCAATAGCCTTTCCATGGCTGACTCTTAAACAAGGAATGAGGGCAGATGTTTCCATGAGGTCTGAAGGTCCCCAAGGAGTCTCACCACTCCTCATCATTTCTAATTCATCTCCTGCCattctccaacacacacacacacacacacacacacacacacacacacacagattatgCTGAGCCACATATGGCTACTCACCTTTCTGCAAACACACCAGATAATTCAACacctcagtgtttttattttttgcattcttttcccTTCATAGGTATGCCTTCCCCTTGCCCACCTTTTCTGCCTGACAAACTCCTTCTCACCTTTCAGCCTCCTTCTTCCCTGACTTGCTTCTCATTTCCTCTAGGAAGGCAGGAAACTCTCTTCTGTATTACCATAGCATTTTATGTGTACCTATCATAGCCtcattacatttaattattattgtatATTTAGAATCTTCTGTCTTACAATGGAGAGACAAGACCATGTTTCCTATAGCCTTTTGTGTAtacaatacatttaaatattattgtatatttAGAATCTTCTGTCTTACAATGGAGAGACAAGACCATGTATGATTCATTTTATTGTCTCTAGTAATGGCAGAGATTCTCACACAAgtaaatattgaattaaaaagcTGAAGTCAATGAGCGCAGGAAAGAATGAAGACTGTTTGTCACCCATCAGTCTGAGAGTATCCATTTGCTTGTCATACTCTTGGTAATGTGTCTGGGTCAAGGATCTGAGTAAGGACTTTCTGGACATAAGACTGGTCATgtttttcttcagattctgtggttgTTTCTTGGTTTCATCAGCCTTGCCTCTTCTCTCTCAGTAATCTGAGCATGGCCTCCCTGATGGGCTTGGATTTCACACTGTAAATAATGGGGTTAAGCACAGGGGGCACCACCAGGTACACATAGGCAATAAGAGCATGTACAATGTGAGGCAGGTGCCTGCCAAAACGGTGGATCATTGACACTCCTATAACTGGGATGTAGAAAATCAGAACAGCTAATATATGAGAAACACATGTGTTGAGGGCCCGGACACGCTCCCTGGGAGAGGCCAGACCCATCACTGTACGAAGAATAAGGGTATAGGAcaggaaaataagcaaagaatCTACACCCACTGTGGATAAAACTACATAGAGCCCATAGAGGATGTTTACAGTAATGTCAGCACAGGCCCGTTTCATGACATCTGCATGGAAACAGAAGGAGTGGGACAGGAGAATCTTGCCAGGACAAAAGTTCAGTCGCTTCAGTAAGAAGGGCCCTGGAAAGAGGGATACAGTGGCCCGAGTAACAATGGCGATCCCGATCCTGATGATGACATTATTGGTGAGGACAGTTGCATAGCGAAGAGGGTTCGAGATGGCCACAAAGCGGTCAAATGACATGGCCAGGAGCACCGACGACTCCACCACAGAGAAGGAATGGAGGAAGAACATCTGGACCAGGCAGGCATTGAAGCCTATGAGCCTGTGGTCAAACCAGAGCACAGCCAAGGTGGTGGGCAGTGTGGACAGGGTGAGGCCCACATCGGTGAGGGCCAGCATGGACAAGAAGTAGTACATGGGCTGGTGCAGGCTGGGAGTCTTCCTCACAGCCAAGAGGATCAGGCAGTTTCCAGTGAGGGCCACAGTGTACATGGAGGAGAAGGGGATAGAGATCCATCCATGAACAGCCTCATGCCCTGGGATGCCAATCATCAGGAAGGCATGTGGCTGGAAGAAGGAGATGTTGACATAGGTCTGGGAAGGGAGCATCTTTGGGAAGCAGTTGAAGTCTCCAGAAAGATGTGACCTCTTCAGTCTGGgcagaaaaataagacaagacaAAATGATTGGAAAATATACCAGCTCTGATATTAGGTGACATGGTTCCCACACATtactgaaaatgaaacacaaagggGATTTAAAAATGGACTCCATATAGAAACCAACTAGAgaataactataatttaaatttattgagtatAATAGTATCATTTTGTAATGTGAAATACTCATTTCTTCTTATATTGTAGAAAGCAgggctttctttaaaaatatgtgagaTGATCCTAAAGGGCCTAatcaaaaatgctttattttaaataagaaatagtgACCTCATGAAATAAATTGCAAGCATATGGTGGAAGCCTGAAGGGTTGATAGCATGGGCTTGTTATCTTTCCTTTCTTGGATTTacctttaaaatgtcaaatggacagataagtaaataagcaaagaaaaaacactCTATAAAGTTAAgtcaataaaaacaagaaaaaagaaacagcccCTGAAATATCTTTAACAGAGATTTAAAAACCCACCCCAAATAAATCTGTGAGCCAAAGGGATTTTACTATGAACCCTGGGGTACAGTTATGCCATATCTAGACAATGTAATCACCTCACTCTGAAGGTAGGAAGTCAACTCAGAAAGCCCACTTGTCAAATATGGGCCCACCAAGCATCAGTGAGAATGCAATAACTGCTAGAGACTGAAACACACTGAGGGgccgggggagagagagaaagaatgaggacAGCAAGGCTAGGCACTCAGTATTCTGAAAACTGGCAAATAACCTCCTTTTCTTCTACAAATTGTGACATGGTATAAAGAAATAACTGAAGAAGGAAAGTTTCTACAGAAGCATTCTAGCTAATAAGAAAGTACAGCTGaagtattacttttctttttttaatgtttatttatttttgagagagacacagagcatgagtgggggaggggcagagagaaccagagacacagaatctgaagcaggctccaggctctcagctgtcagtacagagcaggACCAGGGCACAAACTCagaggtcatgagatcatgacctgagccaaagtcgaagtcagacgcttaacctactgagccacttaggcacccctgaATTATTACTTTTGAACAAACCCAAtgaaataatggcaaaaaatCATCAGGGGCTGATATcatcacaaatgagagaaaactacattttgtattttaccaaaataagCCTGAATCATATCTGACTACCAATTTATAGAGAATATAAGAGACACCAGGCAAGCAGATACGTTAAAAGACACCAAGAGATGGAATAAGAAAAATCCAAactacaacaaaaagaaaagcttctAGGACAAAATTCCAGTTTCTTCTAccaataaatataagaaaataaaaaaagga encodes the following:
- the LOC123602424 gene encoding olfactory receptor 51I2-like, with the translated sequence MLPSQTYVNISFFQPHAFLMIGIPGHEAVHGWISIPFSSMYTVALTGNCLILLAVRKTPSLHQPMYYFLSMLALTDVGLTLSTLPTTLAVLWFDHRLIGFNACLVQMFFLHSFSVVESSVLLAMSFDRFVAISNPLRYATVLTNNVIIRIGIAIVTRATVSLFPGPFLLKRLNFCPGKILLSHSFCFHADVMKRACADITVNILYGLYVVLSTVGVDSLLIFLSYTLILRTVMGLASPRERVRALNTCVSHILAVLIFYIPVIGVSMIHRFGRHLPHIVHALIAYVYLVVPPVLNPIIYSVKSKPIREAMLRLLREKRQG